One part of the Ochrobactrum quorumnocens genome encodes these proteins:
- a CDS encoding LysR family transcriptional regulator, producing MKFEFRHLRYFLAAAEQRSFRRAARALSVEPSTVSRRIRDLEDEIGAALFIRGHGGVSLTGAGERFIGRVRKALNHLARAAADVDVVGRGQEGVVRIGLMSSMASGFIANLVDTYGESHVGVQIDYAEGDAADHITAVRQHRLDVAFLTGGPVAEGCDLAHLWNERIYVAMSEKHELAEIEEVSWSDLQDRSFVVSKAQAGPEIQDYLVKHLSRPGHIPNVQLHAVYRDTLMQIVAQGQSLTLTSEATIATKFPGVTYRPLAGEILPFCAVWSPRNDNPAFRRLLSLAKLISKRCETCLVTKGLIDHS from the coding sequence ATGAAGTTTGAATTTCGCCATTTGCGATATTTCCTCGCGGCGGCGGAACAACGGAGCTTCAGGCGTGCTGCGCGCGCCCTATCCGTCGAGCCTTCGACGGTTAGTCGGCGCATCCGTGATTTGGAGGATGAAATTGGCGCTGCCCTGTTCATTCGCGGGCATGGCGGCGTCAGCCTTACGGGTGCGGGCGAGCGATTCATCGGAAGGGTGCGCAAGGCGCTGAACCATCTCGCCCGTGCAGCCGCAGATGTTGACGTCGTCGGGCGGGGTCAGGAGGGCGTTGTTCGGATTGGTCTGATGTCCTCGATGGCCTCCGGCTTCATTGCCAATTTGGTGGACACATACGGCGAGAGCCATGTGGGAGTGCAGATTGATTATGCGGAAGGAGATGCGGCGGACCATATCACGGCGGTTCGGCAGCATCGACTGGACGTCGCGTTTCTGACGGGAGGTCCAGTGGCCGAGGGTTGCGATCTTGCGCATCTTTGGAATGAACGCATCTATGTAGCGATGTCAGAAAAGCACGAACTGGCCGAGATTGAAGAGGTCTCTTGGAGCGATCTGCAGGACCGATCATTCGTCGTCAGCAAGGCGCAGGCTGGGCCGGAGATCCAAGACTATCTGGTAAAGCATCTTTCGCGGCCAGGCCATATTCCGAATGTTCAGTTACACGCGGTTTATCGTGACACGCTGATGCAGATTGTGGCCCAAGGGCAAAGCCTCACGCTGACCAGCGAGGCGACCATAGCTACAAAGTTCCCAGGCGTTACCTATCGCCCGCTCGCCGGAGAGATTCTGCCCTTTTGTGCCGTATGGTCGCCACGCAACGACAATCCCGCTTTCCGGCGCTTGCTCAGTCTCGCGAAGCTCATCTCTAAGCGCTGCGAAACCTGTTTGGTCACGAAGGGCTTAATTGATCATTCGTAG
- a CDS encoding DUF2274 domain-containing protein translates to MTKLKLGPIFEDKPVKITIDLPGELHRDLVAYAEVMARESGQSATDPKKLIVPMLERFIATDRGFAKARRVQGQLRRTTNDQLSPS, encoded by the coding sequence TTGAAACTCGGACCAATCTTCGAAGACAAGCCGGTCAAGATCACCATCGATTTACCCGGTGAGCTGCATCGTGATCTGGTCGCTTATGCCGAGGTCATGGCGCGCGAAAGCGGCCAGAGCGCAACGGACCCGAAGAAGCTTATCGTGCCAATGCTAGAGCGGTTTATCGCGACGGATCGCGGCTTTGCAAAGGCACGGCGAGTACAGGGACAGCTCCGGCGGACTACGAATGATCAATTAAGCCCTTCGTGA